In a genomic window of Columba livia isolate bColLiv1 breed racing homer chromosome 4, bColLiv1.pat.W.v2, whole genome shotgun sequence:
- the LRP2BP gene encoding LRP2-binding protein isoform X3 has translation MELRSERLPRACSARPARGPPAENCSHAALFAKAEELLEKRIARGDTLACFLKGQLYYEEGLYEEALIQFEKIKDTDFQAMYQLGVMHYDGLGTRENPEKGVEYMKKILSSDSPKARHLKFAAAYNLGRAYYEGCGVRRSTEEAERLWLIAADHGNPKASVKAQSTLGLFYCVSVPKDLKKAFFWHSEACGNGNLESQGALGVMYLHGQGVSQNTKAAVECLREAAERGNTYAQGHLVEYYYNRKFYSTAVALAKRATENDDIAMLAKITGCLPTYVAKGAAMAAFYLARCLQLGRGTQQDQAAAEKYYSKACLLDPGVASDLQLAANLGRI, from the exons CAGAGAACTGCAGCCATGCTGCTTTATTTGCAAAAGCAGAAGAGCTGTTGGAGAAAAGAATAGCACGTGGAGATACTCTGGCATGTTTTCTGAAAGGACAACTGTACTACGAAGAG GGGCTCTATGAAGAAGCATTAATACAATTTGAAAAAATCAAGGATACAGACTTTCAAGCAATGTATCAGCTCGGTGTAATGCACTATGATGGACTAGGCACTAGAGAAAACCCT GAAAAGGGAGTGGAATACATGAAGAAAATACTCTCTTCTGATTCTCCGAAAGCAAGACACTTGAAGTTTGCAGCTGCATACAATCTTGGCAGAGCGTATTATGAAGGATGTGGTGTTAGGCGGTCAACTGAGGAAGCTGAGAG GTTGTGGCTTATTGCTGCAGACCATGGGAATCCAAAAGCAAGCGTAAAGGCCCAGAGCACTTTAGGACTGTTTTATTGTGTGTCAGTTCCAAAAGATCTGAAGAAG GCTTTTTTCTGGCATTCAGAAGCATGTGGCAATGGAAATCTGGAATCACAGGGAGCACTTGGTGTTATGTATCTCCATGGACAAGGTGTAAGTCAAAACACCAAAGCTGCTGTGGAGTGtttgagagaagcagcagaacgTGGAAACACCTATGCTCAAGGCCATCTTGTGGAATATTATTACAATAGAAAATTTTACTCaacagctgttgcattagccaAAAG GGCTACAGAAAACGACGACATCGCTATGCTGGCAAAGATCACTGGTTGTCTTCCGACATACGTAGCCAAGGGGGCTGCTATGGCTGCTTTCTACCTGGCCAGGTGCCTCCAGCTTGGCCGTGGTACACAGCAAGAtcaagctgctgctgaaaaataCTATTCTAAG gcATGCCTTCTGGATCCTGGTGTTGCTTCTGACCTTCAACTGGCAGCTAATCTTGGAAGAATTTAG
- the LRP2BP gene encoding LRP2-binding protein isoform X4, whose product MELRSERLPRACSARPARGPPENCSHAALFAKAEELLEKRIARGDTLACFLKGQLYYEEGLYEEALIQFEKIKDTDFQAMYQLGVMHYDGLGTRENPEKGVEYMKKILSSDSPKARHLKFAAAYNLGRAYYEGCGVRRSTEEAERLWLIAADHGNPKASVKAQSTLGLFYCVSVPKDLKKAFFWHSEACGNGNLESQGALGVMYLHGQGVSQNTKAAVECLREAAERGNTYAQGHLVEYYYNRKFYSTAVALAKRATENDDIAMLAKITGCLPTYVAKGAAMAAFYLARCLQLGRGTQQDQAAAEKYYSKACLLDPGVASDLQLAANLGRI is encoded by the exons AGAACTGCAGCCATGCTGCTTTATTTGCAAAAGCAGAAGAGCTGTTGGAGAAAAGAATAGCACGTGGAGATACTCTGGCATGTTTTCTGAAAGGACAACTGTACTACGAAGAG GGGCTCTATGAAGAAGCATTAATACAATTTGAAAAAATCAAGGATACAGACTTTCAAGCAATGTATCAGCTCGGTGTAATGCACTATGATGGACTAGGCACTAGAGAAAACCCT GAAAAGGGAGTGGAATACATGAAGAAAATACTCTCTTCTGATTCTCCGAAAGCAAGACACTTGAAGTTTGCAGCTGCATACAATCTTGGCAGAGCGTATTATGAAGGATGTGGTGTTAGGCGGTCAACTGAGGAAGCTGAGAG GTTGTGGCTTATTGCTGCAGACCATGGGAATCCAAAAGCAAGCGTAAAGGCCCAGAGCACTTTAGGACTGTTTTATTGTGTGTCAGTTCCAAAAGATCTGAAGAAG GCTTTTTTCTGGCATTCAGAAGCATGTGGCAATGGAAATCTGGAATCACAGGGAGCACTTGGTGTTATGTATCTCCATGGACAAGGTGTAAGTCAAAACACCAAAGCTGCTGTGGAGTGtttgagagaagcagcagaacgTGGAAACACCTATGCTCAAGGCCATCTTGTGGAATATTATTACAATAGAAAATTTTACTCaacagctgttgcattagccaAAAG GGCTACAGAAAACGACGACATCGCTATGCTGGCAAAGATCACTGGTTGTCTTCCGACATACGTAGCCAAGGGGGCTGCTATGGCTGCTTTCTACCTGGCCAGGTGCCTCCAGCTTGGCCGTGGTACACAGCAAGAtcaagctgctgctgaaaaataCTATTCTAAG gcATGCCTTCTGGATCCTGGTGTTGCTTCTGACCTTCAACTGGCAGCTAATCTTGGAAGAATTTAG
- the LRP2BP gene encoding LRP2-binding protein isoform X2 produces MYQLGVMHYDGLGTRENPEKGVEYMKKILSSDSPKARHLKFAAAYNLGRAYYEGCGVRRSTEEAERLWLIAADHGNPKASVKAQSTLGLFYCVSVPKDLKKAFFWHSEACGNGNLESQGALGVMYLHGQGVSQNTKAAVECLREAAERGNTYAQGHLVEYYYNRKFYSTAVALAKRATENDDIAMLAKITGCLPTYVAKGAAMAAFYLARCLQLGRGTQQDQAAAEKYYSK; encoded by the exons ATGTATCAGCTCGGTGTAATGCACTATGATGGACTAGGCACTAGAGAAAACCCT GAAAAGGGAGTGGAATACATGAAGAAAATACTCTCTTCTGATTCTCCGAAAGCAAGACACTTGAAGTTTGCAGCTGCATACAATCTTGGCAGAGCGTATTATGAAGGATGTGGTGTTAGGCGGTCAACTGAGGAAGCTGAGAG GTTGTGGCTTATTGCTGCAGACCATGGGAATCCAAAAGCAAGCGTAAAGGCCCAGAGCACTTTAGGACTGTTTTATTGTGTGTCAGTTCCAAAAGATCTGAAGAAG GCTTTTTTCTGGCATTCAGAAGCATGTGGCAATGGAAATCTGGAATCACAGGGAGCACTTGGTGTTATGTATCTCCATGGACAAGGTGTAAGTCAAAACACCAAAGCTGCTGTGGAGTGtttgagagaagcagcagaacgTGGAAACACCTATGCTCAAGGCCATCTTGTGGAATATTATTACAATAGAAAATTTTACTCaacagctgttgcattagccaAAAG GGCTACAGAAAACGACGACATCGCTATGCTGGCAAAGATCACTGGTTGTCTTCCGACATACGTAGCCAAGGGGGCTGCTATGGCTGCTTTCTACCTGGCCAGGTGCCTCCAGCTTGGCCGTGGTACACAGCAAGAtcaagctgctgctgaaaaataCTATTCTAAG TGA
- the LRP2BP gene encoding LRP2-binding protein isoform X1 produces MYQLGVMHYDGLGTRENPEKGVEYMKKILSSDSPKARHLKFAAAYNLGRAYYEGCGVRRSTEEAERLWLIAADHGNPKASVKAQSTLGLFYCVSVPKDLKKAFFWHSEACGNGNLESQGALGVMYLHGQGVSQNTKAAVECLREAAERGNTYAQGHLVEYYYNRKFYSTAVALAKRATENDDIAMLAKITGCLPTYVAKGAAMAAFYLARCLQLGRGTQQDQAAAEKYYSKACLLDPGVASDLQLAANLGRI; encoded by the exons ATGTATCAGCTCGGTGTAATGCACTATGATGGACTAGGCACTAGAGAAAACCCT GAAAAGGGAGTGGAATACATGAAGAAAATACTCTCTTCTGATTCTCCGAAAGCAAGACACTTGAAGTTTGCAGCTGCATACAATCTTGGCAGAGCGTATTATGAAGGATGTGGTGTTAGGCGGTCAACTGAGGAAGCTGAGAG GTTGTGGCTTATTGCTGCAGACCATGGGAATCCAAAAGCAAGCGTAAAGGCCCAGAGCACTTTAGGACTGTTTTATTGTGTGTCAGTTCCAAAAGATCTGAAGAAG GCTTTTTTCTGGCATTCAGAAGCATGTGGCAATGGAAATCTGGAATCACAGGGAGCACTTGGTGTTATGTATCTCCATGGACAAGGTGTAAGTCAAAACACCAAAGCTGCTGTGGAGTGtttgagagaagcagcagaacgTGGAAACACCTATGCTCAAGGCCATCTTGTGGAATATTATTACAATAGAAAATTTTACTCaacagctgttgcattagccaAAAG GGCTACAGAAAACGACGACATCGCTATGCTGGCAAAGATCACTGGTTGTCTTCCGACATACGTAGCCAAGGGGGCTGCTATGGCTGCTTTCTACCTGGCCAGGTGCCTCCAGCTTGGCCGTGGTACACAGCAAGAtcaagctgctgctgaaaaataCTATTCTAAG gcATGCCTTCTGGATCCTGGTGTTGCTTCTGACCTTCAACTGGCAGCTAATCTTGGAAGAATTTAG